Part of the Desulfurobacterium pacificum genome, TTCATTCCGTATATACGGGCAACTTCTTCTATAAGGTCAACTTCTCTCGTTACGTCGTATTTTCTCCAGGAAGGGACTTTGACAACTATGTAGTCCTGCTCTTTTTTGACGGTGAAGCCCAGGTTGGAGAGGATTTCGGAGGATTTTCTTGCAGGAATCTGGACGCCTAAGAGGCGGGAGGATTTTTCCGGATTGAAAACGATAACCTTTGGTGTGTAAGGTTTGGGGTAATGTTCTAACCTGCCTTCTGCAACTTCACCGCTGCAAACCTTTTGAATAAGATGAAGTGTTCTTGCTGCTGCGAATTCACAGGCTTCAATATCTGCACCTCTTTCAAACCTGTAGGAAGAGTCTGTTGAAAGGTTAAGGCGTTTGGACGTTTTTCTGATTGTCATCGGGTCAAAGTGGGCAGACTCTAAAAGGATGTTTTCTGTTTCAAGGGTTGTTCCCGATTCTTCTCCGCCCATTATTCCTGCTATTGCAACGGGTTTTTCCGCATCTGCGATGACTAAGTCATCAGAGGTTAGTTTTCTTTCTGTGCCGTCTAAGGTGAGGATTTTTTCACCGTCTTTTGCCCTTCTAACGACTACTTTTTTGCCTGCCAATTTCTCAAGGTCAAAGGCGTGTAGAGGTTGCCCTAACTCATACATTACGTAGTTTGTTGCATCAACTACTGCGTTTATAGGTCTTAAGCCTACAAGGTAAAGCCTTACCTGCATCCAAAGTGGGGATTGGGCATTTTTGATTCCTTTTACGATAAAGCCTGTGTATCTTGGGCAGGCGGCAGAGTCTAAAACTTCCAACTCTGCTTCGTTTTCCGCCTTAAAACTGCCTGTTTCAAAAGAGGTGTCTGGAAGAACGATGGGTTTGTTTAAAACTGCTTTTAGTTCTCTTGCTATTCCTAAAACGGAAAGCGCGTCGGGTCTGTTTGTTGTGATTTCGTATTCAATTATCCAGTCGTTGAGACCCAAAACTTCTACTATGTCTTTTCCGATTTCGGTGTTTTCTGGAAGAATCATTATGCCAGGTGAAGAGTCTGTTAAGCCCAATTCTGCTTCTGAGCAGAGCATTCCGTTTGAGACTTCACCACGCAATTTGCTTCTTTTTATCCTTATACCTATTGGAAGTTTTGCACCGTGAAGGGCTACGGGAACGATTGCACCTTCAAACACGTTGTCTGCACCTGTAACTATCTGAATAGTTTCGTTTCCGACGTCAACCTGACAGATTTTGAGCTTGTCAGCGTTGGGGTGTTTGGTGATGGAGAGGATTTTGCCGGTAACGACTTTTTCTAAGTTTTCGGCAGCGTAAGAAACAGAATCTACTTCTATTCCGATGTCTGTGAGAATGTCGGCAACCTCTTGCGGTGTAAGGTCGCTTATGTCAATGAATTCTTTGAGCCAATTGTAAGTTATTTTCATACCAGTCCTCCGAACTGCCTTAGGAATCTCAGGTCGTTTTCAAAGAAGAGTCTTAAATCGTCTATGCCGTATTTGAGCATTGCTATTCTTTCAACGCCCATTCCGAAGGCAAAGCCCTGGTAGTGCTCCGGGTTTATGCCAACTGCTTTGAAGACTGCCGGGTCAACCATTCCGCAGCCTAAAATTTCAAGCCAGCCCGTTCCTTTACATACCTTGCACCCTTTACCGCCACATATTACGCAACCGATGTCAACTTCTGCGCTTGGTTCTGTGAATGGGAAGTAAGAAGGTCTGAAACGCACTTTTGTCTCAGAGCCGAAGATCTCTTTGAGGAACAGTTCTAATATGCCTTTAAGGTCGGCAAACGTTACTTTTGTGTTAACCATCAAGCCTTCTACCTGATGGAACATTGGCGTGTGGGTGACGTCGGCGTCTTTTCTGTAAACCTTTCCGGGTGCGATTATCTGAATCGGTGGCTGGTGGCTTTCCATTACTCTTATCTGAACGGGGGATGTGTGTGTTCTGAGAACGACATCTTCTGATATGTAAAAGGTATCCTGCATCTCTCTTGCCGGATGTCCTTTGGGTATGTTTAGAGCTTCAAAGTTGTAAAAATCTGTTTCTATTTCTGGTCCTTCGGCTACGGCAAAACCCATTGAGGTAAAGGTTCTAACGATTTCTTTGAGAGTTTTCGTTACGACGTGAAGGTTGCCTGGCGTTACTTTTCTGCCTGGCAGTGTAACATCAATGCGTTCTTTTTCTAACTTTTCCTTCTTTTCCTGTTCTTTAAAGAAGGCAAGTTTTTCTTTTATGGCGTTTTCTATTTTCTGCTTCAGGACGTTGCACTCTTTTCCGAATGTTTTGCGCTGGTCGGGGGGTAAGGTAGGGATTTTTTTGAGGAGTTCGGTAACTTTCCCTTTTCTTCCTATGTAAGAAACTCTCAGGTTTTCAAGCTCTTCTTTCGTTTGTGTCTTTGATAGTTCTTCAAAGAACGTTTTTTCAAGAGATTTTATCTCTTCCATTTTTCTCCCTCTTTAGAGTAAAGCTTTGAATTGTGAGCAACTATTATAACCCTTTTCCCCTTTCTGTGTTTTACTTTTAAGTGTTGAAAAGTTGCAGTTGTGTATATTATAATTTTGGTGATGAGGATAAACTTTCTTTCTTAGATGGGAGGGAAGGGGAAAAGAGAATGGTAGGGCTTCCCGAAAGGGGAGCCCTTAATATATTTTAGGAGAAGAGCCTTCTACAGCGTTTATACCAGTTGATGTAGTTTTCTGCAGCTTTGAGTAAATCTTTATTGGCTTCTCTTAACTCTCTTTTGAAACGTCTTCTTTCCCTTTTTGTGCCGTTGAACGCTAAGATTTGCGGAGACTGAGAAAACTTTTCCTTTACTGCTTCAAAAACAGCTTTAAGAGAGCCCTGGAACTTTACGCTTTTACCGTCTTCAGCTCTGACCCAGAGTTCCATCTTCCACCTCCGGTAGAACTTTAACGGTTTTGTAGTGGGATAATTTAGGAAGAATTTTCGGGAGTGAAAAGTGGAGAGCAGGCGTTTCAGGAATGAATTGTTACGGTTAGTT contains:
- the pheT gene encoding phenylalanine--tRNA ligase subunit beta, whose amino-acid sequence is MKITYNWLKEFIDISDLTPQEVADILTDIGIEVDSVSYAAENLEKVVTGKILSITKHPNADKLKICQVDVGNETIQIVTGADNVFEGAIVPVALHGAKLPIGIRIKRSKLRGEVSNGMLCSEAELGLTDSSPGIMILPENTEIGKDIVEVLGLNDWIIEYEITTNRPDALSVLGIARELKAVLNKPIVLPDTSFETGSFKAENEAELEVLDSAACPRYTGFIVKGIKNAQSPLWMQVRLYLVGLRPINAVVDATNYVMYELGQPLHAFDLEKLAGKKVVVRRAKDGEKILTLDGTERKLTSDDLVIADAEKPVAIAGIMGGEESGTTLETENILLESAHFDPMTIRKTSKRLNLSTDSSYRFERGADIEACEFAAARTLHLIQKVCSGEVAEGRLEHYPKPYTPKVIVFNPEKSSRLLGVQIPARKSSEILSNLGFTVKKEQDYIVVKVPSWRKYDVTREVDLIEEVARIYGMKNITSTYPLMHSNVKKDYRYFYIQEIKEFIASHGYNEAINYSFIGEKLYSKFGFDVSKLTKIANPLSEEWVYMRDYLFPSLVQNAVNNINRNEKDVALFEVAKIFVNKGEKLPEEPLHVAFLLTGKVKDDLYRERNADFYDIKGIVESLLEKLNVNAEFTAQNEKPFLHPGQSAKITVDGEEVGFIGKLHPDVTEKFEIKQDIFIAELNLDKLLSEALSKKVTFKQIPKFPPVTRDIAVVVEKEKPVAEIENVIRSKAKYLESLKLFDVYEGKGIPEGKKSVAFSLRFRAKDKTLSDEEVNTIMNAIIKELENYGATLRA
- the pheS gene encoding phenylalanine--tRNA ligase subunit alpha, producing the protein MEEIKSLEKTFFEELSKTQTKEELENLRVSYIGRKGKVTELLKKIPTLPPDQRKTFGKECNVLKQKIENAIKEKLAFFKEQEKKEKLEKERIDVTLPGRKVTPGNLHVVTKTLKEIVRTFTSMGFAVAEGPEIETDFYNFEALNIPKGHPAREMQDTFYISEDVVLRTHTSPVQIRVMESHQPPIQIIAPGKVYRKDADVTHTPMFHQVEGLMVNTKVTFADLKGILELFLKEIFGSETKVRFRPSYFPFTEPSAEVDIGCVICGGKGCKVCKGTGWLEILGCGMVDPAVFKAVGINPEHYQGFAFGMGVERIAMLKYGIDDLRLFFENDLRFLRQFGGLV